From the Thomasclavelia ramosa DSM 1402 genome, the window TAAAGAAATTCTTGAATATCATGATTGGGATTTTTGTCAATTACAATTAAATTATATGGATATGGATATTCAAGCAGGGATGAAGGGCTATTTATTGGCAGAAAAATATAATATACCAATTATAGTTATGGAACCGATCAAAGGTGGTTCGTTAGCAAAGTTACCAGAAGATATCGAAAATAAATTTAAAGCATATAATCCTGATTTAAGTATTTCATCATGGGCACTTCGCTATGTTGCCAGTTTGCCCAATGTGAAAGTAGTGCTTAGCGGGATGTCAACTTATGAACAGGTACTAGATAATTTAGCTACTTTTAAAAATTTTGAGTATTTGAAAGCTGAAGAAGTTGCTTTGATTCAAGATGTTCGTGATACATTAAAAGCAAGAACTCAAAATGGTTGTACAGGATGTGCATATTGCATGCCGTGTCCATTTGGAGTGGATATTCCAAATAATTTTAAATATTGGAATAATGCTTTTGTATATGATAGTCATGATCAATTTAAAGCAAAGTTAGAAAAAATGGTTTCAGAAGCTAAAGCTGAAAATTGTAAACAATGTGGAGCATGTGAAAAGATGTGTCCACAACAACTGCCGATACGAGAAGATTTAAAACGGGTATGTGAATA encodes:
- a CDS encoding aldo/keto reductase, with the translated sequence MKTKKFDNLGIEPSLLGFGCMRFPLDEDGKINEKEAEKMIDKAIGSGVTYIDTAFPYHNGDSEPFVGKVLKKYKREDFFLATKLPIWNVSSKEEAKKVFEDQLKRLDVEYVDFYLLHALDADKWRKVLEYDLIGMCEEFREEGKIRNIGFSFHDEYPVFKEILEYHDWDFCQLQLNYMDMDIQAGMKGYLLAEKYNIPIIVMEPIKGGSLAKLPEDIENKFKAYNPDLSISSWALRYVASLPNVKVVLSGMSTYEQVLDNLATFKNFEYLKAEEVALIQDVRDTLKARTQNGCTGCAYCMPCPFGVDIPNNFKYWNNAFVYDSHDQFKAKLEKMVSEAKAENCKQCGACEKMCPQQLPIREDLKRVCEYMKK